Proteins encoded together in one Oceanobacillus iheyensis HTE831 window:
- a CDS encoding dicarboxylate/amino acid:cation symporter, translated as MKEKFKAYRFPIILLASIIIGSIIGIVFGEDATIIKPLGDLFINLLFMIVIPLVFFTISSAIAAMDSMKRLGKIMGSMITVFVVTGIIASVFMLVATVIFEPGSGVNIPLDTPENVEEQNLSEQLVNTFTVPDFVDLFSRDNMLALIVFSVLIGVATGLTGEKGRPFATFLTSASEVFMRIIKLVMYYAPIGLGAYFAALVGEFGAELIGDYAKAIIIYYPVSVLYFAIGFTLYAFLAGGKKGVTRFWKNILAPAATSLGTGSSIAALPVNLQAAKRIGVPKDVRETVLPLGATIHMDGSCLSAMLKIAFVFGVFNMDFSGFDTFLTAIGICLLSGIVMSGIPGGGFMGEMMIITLYGLPMEALPIITAIGVVVDPPATMINVTGDTVSSMLVTRKIEGKDWMESSENLT; from the coding sequence ATGAAAGAAAAATTCAAAGCATATCGATTTCCTATTATTTTACTGGCATCGATCATTATTGGAAGTATCATAGGGATTGTATTTGGTGAAGATGCGACAATTATCAAACCACTTGGGGATTTATTTATTAATTTGTTATTTATGATTGTAATACCATTAGTTTTCTTCACCATATCATCAGCGATTGCTGCTATGGATAGTATGAAACGTCTTGGTAAAATTATGGGCTCGATGATTACAGTTTTTGTAGTTACAGGAATAATTGCGTCTGTGTTTATGTTAGTTGCTACAGTTATTTTTGAACCGGGTTCTGGTGTAAATATTCCATTAGATACACCAGAAAATGTGGAAGAACAAAACCTATCAGAACAATTGGTTAATACGTTTACAGTACCAGATTTTGTTGATTTATTCTCCCGTGACAACATGTTAGCGCTCATTGTTTTTTCTGTATTAATTGGGGTAGCGACTGGCCTAACTGGAGAAAAAGGAAGACCATTCGCTACGTTTTTAACTAGTGCATCTGAAGTATTTATGAGAATCATAAAACTTGTGATGTACTATGCTCCAATCGGTCTAGGAGCATACTTTGCAGCACTTGTAGGAGAGTTTGGGGCGGAATTGATAGGTGATTATGCAAAAGCAATCATCATTTACTACCCGGTTTCGGTCCTATACTTTGCAATTGGATTTACCTTATATGCATTTCTTGCTGGTGGTAAGAAGGGAGTTACTCGTTTTTGGAAAAATATCTTAGCTCCTGCAGCAACCTCACTTGGTACTGGAAGTAGCATCGCTGCGCTACCTGTGAACTTACAAGCGGCGAAGCGTATTGGCGTTCCTAAAGATGTTCGCGAAACGGTGCTTCCTTTAGGAGCAACGATTCATATGGATGGGTCATGTCTATCGGCAATGCTTAAAATTGCCTTTGTTTTTGGGGTATTTAATATGGATTTCTCCGGATTTGACACTTTTCTAACTGCTATTGGAATTTGTTTATTGTCTGGTATTGTTATGAGCGGGATTCCAGGCGGAGGGTTTATGGGAGAGATGATGATCATTACACTGTATGGATTGCCAATGGAAGCTCTACCCATCATAACCGCTATTGGAGTAGTTGTTGACCCACCTGCAACAATGATTAACGTTACTGGTGACACTGTTTCAAGTATGTTAGTAACCAGAAAAATTGAAGGTAAAGATTGGATGGAATCAAGCGAAAACCTGACCTAA
- a CDS encoding lipoate--protein ligase family protein has translation MREKWAFLENTPQDAAINMALDEALLHWHQKGEIPPTLRFYRWNKPTLSIGYFQKVDGKIDLQGIKKHQCQLVRRMTGGSAVLHDDELTYSIVISEKHEKVASSIRQAYFDLSKGIVRAYQLLGIEVDHAHEPSSKGRSNICFEQPAFYELVAKGKKISGNAQIRKRGILLQHGSIPLSMNVEMLFDLFQFPADQMKERKKQRFYERATTINAELGEKQSYERVRNAFQQGFSEILNIELEPITLTEEQWKEVYQIAESNYSENNIKGAVSHV, from the coding sequence TTGCGAGAAAAATGGGCGTTTTTAGAAAACACTCCACAAGATGCAGCAATTAATATGGCGCTAGATGAAGCTTTGTTGCATTGGCATCAAAAAGGTGAAATTCCACCAACATTGCGATTTTATCGATGGAATAAACCAACACTCTCTATAGGATATTTCCAAAAGGTAGATGGAAAGATTGATCTTCAAGGAATTAAAAAGCATCAATGTCAATTGGTAAGAAGAATGACTGGTGGAAGTGCTGTCTTGCATGATGATGAATTGACCTACAGTATTGTCATTTCAGAGAAGCATGAAAAAGTTGCCTCATCAATTCGACAAGCTTATTTCGATTTATCCAAAGGTATAGTAAGAGCTTATCAATTGCTAGGGATTGAAGTGGATCATGCTCATGAGCCATCCTCTAAAGGTCGAAGCAATATATGTTTTGAGCAACCTGCATTTTATGAATTAGTTGCAAAGGGCAAGAAGATTTCTGGAAATGCACAAATAAGGAAAAGAGGCATACTTCTTCAACATGGATCAATTCCTTTATCGATGAATGTGGAGATGCTATTTGATTTATTTCAATTTCCTGCAGACCAAATGAAAGAAAGAAAAAAGCAAAGATTCTATGAAAGAGCGACTACCATTAATGCAGAATTAGGAGAAAAGCAATCCTATGAAAGGGTGCGTAATGCTTTTCAACAAGGTTTTTCAGAAATTTTAAATATCGAATTAGAGCCAATAACGTTGACAGAAGAACAGTGGAAAGAAGTGTACCAGATTGCCGAATCAAATTATTCAGAGAATAATATAAAAGGAGCTGTTTCACATGTCTAA
- the lipA gene encoding lipoyl synthase, giving the protein MSNQQTHVRKPDWLKTRINTNKSYRNLKKLMRDNRLNTVCEEARCPNLHECWSERKTATFMILGDTCTRGCRFCAVKTGLPNELDWGEPERVADSVTVMGLKHVVVTAVARDDLNDGGAAVFAETVRAIRRKNPGCTIEILPSDMKGDYESLHTLMDSGPDIFNHNIETVRRLTKRVRARAMYDRSLELLRRVKEIAPNTPTKSSIMVGLGEEKDEIIQAMDDLLAHNVDIVTLGQYLQPTKKHLEVVRYYHPDEFEELKNIALEKGFSHCESGPLVRSSYHADEQVSNAAAQRRIKYMKGVEKQENSQLDFNF; this is encoded by the coding sequence ATGTCTAATCAACAAACGCATGTACGTAAGCCAGATTGGTTAAAAACAAGAATTAATACGAACAAATCGTATCGAAATTTAAAAAAGTTGATGCGTGATAATCGGTTAAACACGGTTTGTGAAGAAGCGCGCTGTCCAAACTTACATGAATGCTGGAGCGAACGAAAAACAGCTACTTTTATGATTTTAGGAGATACATGTACAAGAGGTTGCCGGTTCTGTGCAGTAAAAACAGGGTTACCAAATGAACTAGATTGGGGAGAACCAGAACGTGTGGCTGATTCTGTCACCGTAATGGGGTTAAAACATGTGGTAGTAACAGCAGTGGCGAGAGATGATTTAAATGATGGCGGTGCAGCAGTGTTTGCGGAAACTGTCCGAGCTATTCGTAGAAAGAATCCTGGTTGTACTATTGAAATTTTGCCTTCGGATATGAAAGGAGATTATGAAAGTCTCCATACATTAATGGATAGTGGACCAGATATTTTTAATCATAATATTGAAACCGTACGAAGACTTACAAAACGAGTGCGAGCAAGAGCTATGTACGATCGTTCTTTAGAGTTACTACGACGGGTAAAAGAGATAGCTCCTAATACACCGACGAAATCAAGTATCATGGTTGGCCTTGGAGAAGAAAAAGATGAGATTATTCAGGCGATGGATGATTTATTAGCGCATAATGTGGATATTGTTACACTTGGCCAATATTTACAGCCAACGAAAAAGCATCTAGAGGTAGTACGCTATTACCATCCAGATGAATTTGAAGAATTGAAAAATATCGCCCTAGAAAAAGGCTTTTCTCATTGTGAATCTGGTCCATTAGTTCGTTCCTCATACCATGCGGATGAACAAGTTTCTAATGCAGCAGCTCAACGAAGAATTAAGTATATGAAAGGTGTAGAAAAGCAAGAAAACAGTCAATTGGATTTTAATTTCTAA
- a CDS encoding protein kinase family protein produces the protein MKSSRYNFYVSTVSFINKNRQVKVLQHHPDLQIYGTGRSAVVFKVNGEHKVIKIFYPPFEETAIQEKNNYEKLEGSNYYPTIYESGPNYLVMDLIEGKTFFECLAEGILLESDYVHQVEEGLQYAREVGLNPSDIHLHNLIVTKEGSIKIIDVARFSQEKQCTQWQDLKNGYEKYYHRTYFPTKIPKWIMNSVSKLYRLLNN, from the coding sequence ATGAAATCATCTAGATACAACTTCTATGTCTCCACCGTTTCATTTATTAATAAAAACAGGCAAGTAAAAGTACTTCAACATCACCCCGATCTACAAATTTATGGAACGGGCAGAAGTGCTGTTGTGTTTAAAGTGAACGGAGAACATAAAGTCATTAAGATTTTTTATCCACCTTTTGAAGAAACAGCCATTCAAGAGAAAAATAACTATGAAAAGCTAGAAGGTAGTAATTATTATCCAACCATTTATGAATCCGGACCTAACTATTTGGTCATGGATTTAATTGAAGGAAAAACTTTTTTTGAGTGTTTAGCAGAAGGGATATTATTAGAATCAGACTATGTACACCAAGTTGAAGAAGGATTGCAATACGCAAGGGAAGTTGGTTTAAATCCTTCCGATATTCATTTGCACAACCTGATCGTTACAAAAGAAGGATCAATAAAAATTATAGATGTCGCTCGTTTTTCCCAAGAGAAACAATGCACGCAATGGCAAGATTTAAAAAATGGATACGAAAAATACTATCATCGAACTTATTTTCCTACTAAAATTCCAAAATGGATAATGAATAGTGTTTCCAAACTGTACCGGCTTCTTAATAACTAG
- a CDS encoding DUF4064 domain-containing protein, whose protein sequence is MNRSVERILSTIAVCVDAGFAIFLGIFALIINVNLREGTSVIPHEDLPMIFSIFLHLLWLPAVMYFISFILGLIGVLKLKVNSKLSGIMFVSASCMTGVFIFTGFGIHTLLYIVAGIMCFVRKPKNNIAV, encoded by the coding sequence GTGAATCGATCTGTTGAAAGGATATTAAGTACAATTGCAGTTTGTGTCGATGCAGGATTTGCAATTTTCTTAGGGATTTTTGCACTTATAATTAATGTGAATCTTAGAGAGGGCACATCTGTTATTCCTCATGAAGATTTGCCTATGATCTTTTCTATTTTTCTTCATCTATTATGGCTTCCGGCAGTTATGTATTTTATTAGTTTTATATTGGGATTAATAGGTGTTCTAAAATTGAAAGTAAACAGTAAGTTATCCGGTATAATGTTTGTTTCAGCTAGCTGTATGACAGGAGTGTTTATTTTTACTGGATTTGGTATTCATACATTACTGTACATCGTTGCAGGGATTATGTGTTTTGTTAGAAAACCGAAAAATAATATTGCAGTTTAG
- a CDS encoding peptidase E, translating to MRQIIALGGGGFSMEPENFLLDKYILDQSNNSNPKVMFLPTASGDADNYIERFYQSFRKLECIPSHLSLFKPPMRDIQNYILEKDIIYVGGGNTKNMLALWRDWEIVPVLERAWNSGIVLAGISAGSICWFEEGATDSYGEDLEMIKALGFLKGSNCPHYDGEKNRRPIYQYLIESQQIKSGYGVDDGVALHFVGTDLQSIVSSRPSSSAYKVFLEDNKVMEKTLKVNYLG from the coding sequence ATGAGACAAATAATTGCTTTAGGAGGTGGGGGTTTTTCTATGGAGCCGGAAAATTTTTTACTAGATAAATACATACTAGATCAATCTAATAATTCGAACCCGAAAGTAATGTTTCTCCCCACTGCTAGCGGAGACGCAGATAATTATATTGAAAGGTTCTATCAGTCATTTCGAAAACTGGAATGCATACCGTCACATTTATCCTTATTTAAACCACCAATGCGAGATATACAAAATTATATTTTAGAAAAAGACATTATTTATGTTGGAGGTGGTAACACAAAAAATATGTTAGCACTTTGGAGAGATTGGGAGATAGTACCTGTTTTAGAAAGAGCTTGGAATTCTGGTATTGTATTGGCGGGGATTAGTGCTGGATCCATCTGTTGGTTTGAAGAGGGAGCAACCGATTCATATGGAGAAGATTTAGAAATGATTAAAGCTCTTGGGTTTTTGAAAGGTAGTAATTGTCCGCATTATGATGGGGAAAAAAATAGAAGACCAATTTATCAATATTTAATTGAGAGTCAACAAATAAAGTCTGGTTATGGGGTGGATGATGGTGTAGCGCTACATTTCGTAGGTACTGACCTTCAATCTATTGTTAGTTCTAGACCAAGCAGCAGTGCCTATAAAGTATTTTTGGAAGATAACAAAGTAATGGAGAAAACATTAAAAGTAAATTATTTAGGGTGA
- a CDS encoding DUF6792 domain-containing protein: protein MENILSTPELKTRIIDLEYKHFSPKALQNTSLNEAKDNFEKDFKKIYLEETGELLEGDLTLFHSSQSNNKNVNQSSYDGTALYIDNGKTEEVYIISQGTQDSHDWEYNIKAMFAGQSSEQADATKEFVLETYNTFQISGEINTLGLSHSLAHNNNTTAHLAFDTFDEIFSVNGAQTNYYQLYHLDLDFQIKVNKEFPIFSDADIYDIPPQELHDFARDYYSDKEKNITQLISEDDPLYAVSGIRGFLTLGSVQYINTNPTLPGLREIVDDIPDDIIVSFQKMAIDYAIAAEQGGMNAGIEKLLGVNPSLFEDKSSGMDYFQWYITSPSEVDTVIRDLNDNVPILNEKIKIITDNSELIFGRLYEAGYITKKQQDTLITEFGNLQHELNEIQELIERNISVRDLNDAFATFGADSGTIIKIMQHGKNFTEIFKNIQDSNVLHNLEAITDSHSLIEMLSSINGNGSNKSYLGRDMVLTSSKGENIQINISAALRMYQQCFPLLGEKSTMINNLENAVIDEIQTAFNEEKQKVMSKINEMEASPGLYRDLLRKHIYFPRLNKTVRQINVHEAFLPLEQADLDEEISYMRQSVEKGKKHIETYRTSIEDLFEAEDHVSDMFKLIGRI, encoded by the coding sequence ATGGAAAATATTTTATCTACTCCTGAATTAAAAACTAGAATAATCGATTTAGAATATAAACATTTTTCTCCTAAAGCATTACAAAATACTTCTTTAAATGAAGCAAAAGATAACTTTGAAAAAGATTTTAAAAAAATATATTTAGAAGAAACAGGGGAATTACTTGAAGGAGATCTTACTCTATTTCATTCATCCCAATCAAATAATAAAAATGTCAATCAATCCAGTTATGATGGTACCGCATTATATATTGATAATGGTAAAACAGAAGAAGTATATATAATATCTCAAGGGACACAAGATTCACATGATTGGGAATATAATATAAAAGCAATGTTTGCAGGACAATCCAGTGAGCAGGCTGATGCAACTAAAGAATTTGTCCTGGAGACATATAATACGTTCCAAATAAGTGGAGAAATAAATACTTTAGGCTTGTCCCACTCTTTAGCACATAACAACAATACAACAGCACACTTAGCTTTCGATACGTTTGATGAAATTTTTAGCGTTAACGGAGCACAAACCAATTATTATCAGTTATATCACCTTGACTTAGATTTTCAAATTAAAGTCAATAAAGAATTTCCGATTTTTTCAGATGCCGACATCTACGACATCCCACCTCAAGAACTTCACGATTTTGCGAGAGATTACTACAGTGACAAAGAAAAAAATATAACGCAACTTATTTCTGAAGATGACCCACTATACGCCGTAAGTGGTATACGTGGTTTTCTAACATTAGGATCCGTTCAGTATATTAACACGAATCCAACCCTTCCTGGTTTACGTGAAATAGTTGATGATATTCCCGACGATATCATAGTTAGTTTTCAAAAAATGGCCATCGATTACGCGATAGCAGCAGAGCAAGGTGGAATGAATGCTGGTATTGAGAAATTACTTGGAGTTAACCCTTCATTATTTGAAGATAAAAGTAGCGGAATGGACTATTTCCAATGGTATATTACGAGTCCTTCTGAAGTAGACACTGTCATCCGTGACTTAAACGACAATGTTCCGATATTAAACGAAAAGATTAAAATCATAACAGATAACTCAGAATTAATTTTCGGAAGGCTCTATGAAGCTGGTTATATTACTAAGAAGCAACAAGATACATTAATCACCGAATTCGGTAATTTGCAGCACGAACTTAATGAGATTCAAGAATTAATAGAAAGGAATATAAGTGTACGAGATTTGAATGATGCATTTGCTACATTCGGCGCAGATTCTGGTACCATTATAAAAATCATGCAACACGGGAAAAACTTCACAGAAATCTTTAAAAATATTCAAGATAGTAATGTCCTCCACAACTTAGAAGCAATTACAGATAGTCATAGTCTGATAGAAATGCTTTCTTCAATAAATGGTAATGGTAGTAATAAATCTTATCTTGGAAGAGATATGGTATTAACCTCCAGTAAAGGAGAAAACATACAAATTAATATATCTGCGGCACTACGAATGTATCAACAATGCTTTCCCCTTCTTGGAGAGAAATCCACCATGATTAATAACCTCGAAAATGCAGTGATTGATGAAATCCAAACCGCATTTAATGAAGAAAAACAAAAAGTAATGTCCAAGATAAATGAAATGGAAGCTAGTCCTGGCTTATACAGAGATTTACTAAGAAAACACATTTACTTTCCACGTTTAAATAAGACTGTTCGTCAAATTAATGTCCATGAAGCATTTCTTCCTCTAGAACAAGCTGATCTTGATGAGGAAATTAGTTACATGCGACAGTCCGTGGAAAAAGGGAAAAAACATATTGAGACGTACCGAACGTCCATTGAAGATTTATTTGAAGCAGAGGATCATGTTTCAGATATGTTCAAGTTAATTGGGAGGATCTAA